Genomic window (Pirellulaceae bacterium):
ATAGGCACCCGAGCCTCGACGCTATGCGCCATGCTGTTTCGATCCTGATACCGCAATAGAATTGGCAAACTCCATTGACGCAAGTCAGCCCATTGATGTTCGTGAAGATCCACAATACCCTTCATCTGAGATCGCCAGGCCGACCGAGAAAGTTGGTACCAATCCGGCTTCAGAACGTCCGTCATCACATCGTAGCGACGCCTGAGCCAGGCAGGAGCGTAACGAGTCCCCTGCCAGAATTGAAGGAGTTGCCGATCGCCAAAAGCGAGTAAGCCTAGCAAATGGGATGTGGCTGCTGCATAACGATGCTCGCTGAGCAGTTGCTTCAGATAAAAGAATGCAAACTTCCTGTACCCGCAAAGTGCTTCGTCGCCACCTTGGCCATTTAATAAGACGGGTACTCCATGCTCGCGTGCCAAACGCATCACACAAAATTCACCATATTGGCTCAGCGAAAACGTTGGCTCATCCTGGTGGTAAATAAACTGATCGAGATTTTTTTCAGCATCATCATCACTGAGAAAAAACTTTACAGGCTCGGCTTGGCATTCGCGATTGACGACGTCGATGTACGGCTGTTCATTGATTCGTGGATCATCGTTACAAACAGAAAAGGTTCGCATCGATGTCGAAAAATCCCGATAGGCAACAGCCACAATGCTGGAGGAGTCGATCCCGCCGGAGAGACAAGTTCCAACAGGCACATCCGATCGCAACCGCAATCGAACAGAGTCACAAAAGACATCACCGATCTGTTGAACTGCGTCTTGCCAAGAAATGGCAACCTCCGATCGACTCGGTTGCCAATAGGAAGTCGCATTTGCCAAGTTGGGCCGCTCACCCAACGACCACGTCAAGCATTGACCTGCGGGTAAAGCATGCACTTGGTCAAACATTGTCAAAGACGGATCATGACCCAATAGTCCTTCCGTTAGATAATCCACGCACTGCTGAGCTTGCAAGCGAGGTTGGAATTCTGCAACCGACAACAACTGCTTCGGCTCGGATACTAGGTGAGTTTGGTCTTTCCCGGCCCAAAAATAAAGCGGCTTAATTCCAAGTCGATCGCGAGCGACAAAAACGACAGATTGCGCCAGATCAACAATCACAAGAGCAAACATGCCCCGAAATCGATTCACCGATTGCGAACCCCATTCGCGATAAGCAGCCAAAAGTACTTCCGTATCCGACCGGGTCTCAAATTGGTGCCCGAGGCTTTGCAGCTCTACCGCCAACTCAATAAAGTTGTAGACCTCGCCGTTGTAACTGATCCAAACCAAACCATCTCGGCTTTTCATTGGCTGAGCACCGGCCTCAGTCAGATCGAGGATCGCCAACCGCACGTGGCCCAACGACCAGGTTGCGGGGCGATTCGCAACAACTCCGCCAACGGTGCCACAAACAATTCCGCTCCCGTCAGGACCTCGATGTGCGACCAAATCGAGCGAAAGCCGAGTTTTTTCTTGCAACTCGAGGTCGGGAAAGTCAGAAAATACTGCGGCAATTCCACACATCAGGCTTCTCGTAGGGCGGCTAAGACCCGCCGTGCCGCTCGATTTACATCCAGCGGCTTCCGGGGGGCGTAAGTTGGACGGGTCGCGTCTCGAGTCGTTTCAGGCTCGCGAGCTCACGAAGCCGTATTCCAATAGTCGACTCCAGCCGCTACCTAACGCAAGCAGCAGCAATCAAACCACCAAAATCATACTTTTTGACTCAATCCTCACAGACTGTACTCATGGTCAATTATGAGACGAACCAAGTTCGGTATGTTAAACTACAGCTGTGCAGCGAGGCGTTCTTTCAACGCCCATTCAGGCGTTTACGAGGCAATCCATGTTTGTTATCTCTGTCGTAATGCTGGCCTTCGTGATCTTTGCGATCGCGATCGTGTGGCGTCCTGCTTCCGTGCTTGCATTTGCTGTTTGTGTCTACCCGTTCGAGCAATGGGCGCAAGCCAATTCTGCTTACTTCGGCGCGAATTCGGCATTGATGAACTACGGACTGGGGTTATTAACCTTGTTTGCACTCGCATGTGTGATCATGCGTGGGAATAATCCGCTACAGCCAACCAGCAGCGCGATGTGGATGTGGCTTGCTCTTTACGTTTATGCCGGTGTGAGTTGCATTTGGTCACTCGACCGTGAAACGTCTCTATTCCTGTATCGATATCACGCCCCCTACATGATCACTTTTGTGGGGCTGTTGCCGCTCGTAATCCAAAAACCCGATGACATTCGAATTGGATTCTTAAGCACTCTGATCTTCGGCACGATTGTAATGGGACTGTTGTTCTGGGACACGGGAATTCATGCTTGGGGACGAACCATTGAAGTCGCAAAAGGGGCCGGTGTTGTCGACCGTGTAGGTCAATCGCACACGCGTTTGTCACCACTGGCAGTTGCCGAAGCGGCTGGTGAAATTGCGATCATTGCAATGTTGATGAATTTCAAAGGCGTCAATCGTATCTGGCAAATCCTACGCTGGGGAATTGTCTTCGTCGCCCTTGCCTTGATTTATCGATCGGGTTCACGAGGCCAACTATTTGCCACAATTCTAGCGGTCATGGCCTTCATTACGCTTAGCCGCGGAATGGCTTCTGCTCGGGGATGGATCACAACTTTTGCGACAGTCACGATCATCTTCTTCATTGCATCGTTTACTTTTGCGATGTTCGGTGATACCACCGGTAGTCGATGGAAACTCGATCGCATGGGCGACACACTCTCGGCGACTCGATTTGACTACAGTATGATCCTGCTCAAGTATTGGCTCGATAGTTCTCCGATACACTGGTTATTTGGTCTCGGTAGTTCTGCTTCCTTCGATGCGAGACTCCTGGGCATCTACTGTCACGTGGTAGTCATTGAAATACTCGCAGAACTTGGCTTGATTGGTTTCCTGCTAATCAGCGCTTTTGTTCTATTAGTGATTCGTGACGGCTTTCGGCTGTACCAAGCGACAAAGGATTCCGACACCGA
Coding sequences:
- a CDS encoding O-antigen ligase family protein; its protein translation is MFVISVVMLAFVIFAIAIVWRPASVLAFAVCVYPFEQWAQANSAYFGANSALMNYGLGLLTLFALACVIMRGNNPLQPTSSAMWMWLALYVYAGVSCIWSLDRETSLFLYRYHAPYMITFVGLLPLVIQKPDDIRIGFLSTLIFGTIVMGLLFWDTGIHAWGRTIEVAKGAGVVDRVGQSHTRLSPLAVAEAAGEIAIIAMLMNFKGVNRIWQILRWGIVFVALALIYRSGSRGQLFATILAVMAFITLSRGMASARGWITTFATVTIIFFIASFTFAMFGDTTGSRWKLDRMGDTLSATRFDYSMILLKYWLDSSPIHWLFGLGSSASFDARLLGIYCHVVVIEILAELGLIGFLLISAFVLLVIRDGFRLYQATKDSDTERGTAMALCAMFFFQIILTFKERSFLTHTLTLGTGLMICRYAAIVTAHKKQERIRAVKRWFIGQSQMAAQLQSTP
- the asnB gene encoding asparagine synthase (glutamine-hydrolyzing), giving the protein MCGIAAVFSDFPDLELQEKTRLSLDLVAHRGPDGSGIVCGTVGGVVANRPATWSLGHVRLAILDLTEAGAQPMKSRDGLVWISYNGEVYNFIELAVELQSLGHQFETRSDTEVLLAAYREWGSQSVNRFRGMFALVIVDLAQSVVFVARDRLGIKPLYFWAGKDQTHLVSEPKQLLSVAEFQPRLQAQQCVDYLTEGLLGHDPSLTMFDQVHALPAGQCLTWSLGERPNLANATSYWQPSRSEVAISWQDAVQQIGDVFCDSVRLRLRSDVPVGTCLSGGIDSSSIVAVAYRDFSTSMRTFSVCNDDPRINEQPYIDVVNRECQAEPVKFFLSDDDAEKNLDQFIYHQDEPTFSLSQYGEFCVMRLAREHGVPVLLNGQGGDEALCGYRKFAFFYLKQLLSEHRYAAATSHLLGLLAFGDRQLLQFWQGTRYAPAWLRRRYDVMTDVLKPDWYQLSRSAWRSQMKGIVDLHEHQWADLRQWSLPILLRYQDRNSMAHSVEARVPMVDHEFIELALTLPTQLFFKKGMTKRVLVDAMGDRLPEMLRRRKTKLGFDTPQSRWMKGRLGELLEERVRACDRLEPILNRELACKAFRNYRQGSKQIPHFFLYRMACLAVWLDRFQVSPN